The following is a genomic window from Adhaeribacter radiodurans.
ATTTGTTAGCGGCATTTACATACACGTCCGTTTGCTGGTTTAGATGGCTCAGGTACGTGTTGGCCTGCACCTGATCTTGTGTCCGGTAGCGGGAAACACTACCGGATACTCCTATACTATGTTGGGTGTTGATGGAATAATCCGTTCCTATTCGTAATGCCGGCACAAAACGGGAGCCCTTTTCTTTTAGCCGCTGGTTCAGGCTTTGGCCAATGTTATCAGAAGAGGTGCGCTGCATGTTGTTGCTACGGAAACGGGTCCGCTCCGCCACATCCAGATTCGCAAAAGAACTCCAACGGCCTTGCTTGTAGTTAAGATCAGTGCCGGCGGAATAGCCGTGTAGCTCGGCATACTGATATCCTGCATATACACTACCATTCATACCGGCTATGGTATTTTTTTTCAGATTGATGTTGATGATGCCGGAAGCACCCTCTGCATCATACCTGGCGGAAGGGTTTGTTATAATTTCCAGATCCTTGATGTTTTCCGCCGACATGCTTTGAAGCAGGTTCTGCAGCTCTTTGCCACTCAGGTAAGACGTCCTGCCATCAACCATGATCTGCACGCCGGCTTTGCCGTTCAGCTTTATATTTCCCTCCTGGTCTACCCATACCCCTGGAGATTTTGTAAGCACTTCAAAGGCAGTTGCGCCACTTGCCAGAGCAGTACCTTCCACACTCACCACCATCTTATCCGCCTGATTTATCACGGTAGGGCGCATAGCCTGCACAACCACTTCCCCCAACATTCCTGTATCTTCCAGTAAAGTTAGGTTACCAAAGTCTTTGTTAAAGTTATTTCCGTTTACCTCAAATAGGGCCGTTTCTAATGTTGTGTAGCCAATCATACTAAGCCTGACTTTGTACATGCCAGCACCTGGCGCTACCATCTGGAAGCCACCTTCCAAACTGGCAATGGTTCCGGTTACTATTTTACCATCTGTGGCTTTCAGCACGGCCACATTTACAAAGCCCAAGGGTTGCCCTTTAGCGTCCTGCACGGTGCCGGAAAGCTTTCCCTGGGCCAGACCATGCTGGGCAAAAAATAGGAACAGAACAAAAAGGGGTAATTTGAGTAATTTCATAGTCTTTTTTATGTTTAGTTGTTTTTCATTCTTTCTTCTTCAGCTTTGCGCTGTTTGTAGATCAAAGATGAAAAGACACAGGAAGCAATGAAACCACATGCTGATGAACCGGAACATTAGGTGAATGAACTTGGATATAACTTGAATGAAAAGGAGAGGCACTGGAATGAAACAGATAGATTGGGGTACTAAAAACTGGCCGAAGTAAATAGCCGGTAATCTTTTATGCCCATCTATAACTGCAAAGTAAGATTATCGTGCTTGCAAATTGAAAGGAACTTACATTAATTGCATCAGCTAGGAAAAACTGAATTAAACTACCGCCCGCCCTGCAGATGCACTTTAATTGGAACTTTATACTTACCAGAGTTGGTACAGCAGCCTTAACATCTGTCTTCTTCTTCTACACGTTTGTCTTCATTAATTTGGGCACCATATTCTGGTTTGAGGCCAGTGCACTAAAAGAATTGCTACTCGTGTCGCTGTTTCTTATTTCCACATTCTGGATGCATCCTAAGATTTCAACGCTCTTTTATGCTCCTCCTTTTCCAAGACTTCCTGATTATATGAATGCTTTTTTAGAGGCGGCATTTGTTATTGTAACCAGCCTCTTCCTGTGTTTACTCTTTGTGTACCTGCCAACAAATATTCTTCTGCCCAGCGTGGAGGTGCTGCCTATTCGGGTTAGGTCGAGCTTTGTGGTGGGAGCTATTATTTCCCTCTTCTTTTATTACTTTGTAGAGCGCCAACGGAAAACAAAGCTGCTGCAGGCAGAGCATTTACGGGCAGAGCAACTGCATAAAGAGAGTTATAGGGCACAGTTGGAAGCGTTGAAAAACCAAATAAATCCGCACTTCCTCTTCAATAGCCTGAATGTACTGCATTCGCTCATCTATGTGGACCAGGATAAGGCCGCACAGTTCCTGAGTCAGCTTTCAGAGGTTTACCGGTTCCTGCTCGATAGCAGCAGCAAACAGTTGGTGCCTCTAAAAACCGAGCTTGAACTGGTACATGCATACCTGTACCTGCTAAAGACCCGGTTCGGCGAGAACGTGCAATTTCAGGTTGAGGTGCCCGATGCGTACCGGCAATTGGAGCTCCCCCCTACAGCAGCGCAAATGTTAATCGAGAACGCAATAAAGCACAACGGCTCCACTTCGCGGAAACCCCTTTTAATTTCTATTTTTGTGGCAGACGGCAAACTGGTAGTGAAAAACAACCTGCAGCCACGGTTCGATGAAGTAAAATCAACCAAGATTGGCTTAAAGAACATAAGCACCCGGTACAGCTACCTAACCAGCCAAGAAGTGGAAATAGAGCAAATGGATCAGGAGTTTATCGTGCGCCTGCCGTTACTTAAAGTTGAGCAACATGAAAATACTTATCATTGAAAATGAGCAACTCGCAGCCGATGCCCTGGGCGCCATTATCACCCGGCTCAGGCCCGAAGCCAGAATTGTGGCTTCCATTGGTTCTGTAGAGGAAGCGGTGGAGTGGCTGATATTACACCAAAGCCCGGATCTGATCTTCTGCGACATTCACTTATCTGACGGCAGCAGTTTTGAGATTTTTAAGCAGGTAGAGGTGAAATGTCCAATTATCTTCACGACAGCGTACAACCAATATGCAATAGAGGCTTTCCAGGTCAACAGCATCGATTATCTCCTGAAACCCTTAAAGGCAGTGGAGGTGGCAAAGGCCATAAAGAAGCACGAAGACCTGAAGCAACACCATGTTTCGCAGGAAATAAGTAACCTGCACCATCTGGTACAGGCACCACCGCCCCAGCCCTCCCGTTCAAGGTTTCTCGTAAAGAGCGGGCAGGCCATTAAAGCTGTAGCGGTAGAGGAGGTTTCTTATTTTTGGGCAGAAGAAGGGGTAGTGTTTCTGGTAACGCAACAAGGTAGGCGCTATATCATCAACCACACCTTAGACCAATTAGAAGACCAACTGGAAAAAAAAGCTTTTTTCCGGGCTAACAGACAGCTCATCGTGCATATAATCGCCGTGCAGGAGGTAAGGCCCTACTTCAAAGGACGCTTGCATCTGTTACTACAACCTGCCTTTCCAACAGACATCATCGTGAGCAACAGCAAAGCCAATGCTTTCAAAGAGTGGCTGGACCAGTAGCTCCGGCACCACACCAACCGCCGGTGCTATAGGCATACCTACAGCAGCGGCTGCTCTACATTATTAGGCGAACCAATCTTATAAAGAATGCATTTAGCTGTTTCTTCATACAAGTAGCGCTGGAGTAGCATTTTCGTCTGGCTCAAACTGGTATTTTAGCACTTCTTCTTTTTTCAGAATATTGACTTAATCTCCTCATTGTTTCCTCTGTGCACAATGGGATTGCAACTCTAAGTTATAACCAGTTAGATGTAATATGAACCTGGTTGTTCTCAGAAAAACAATCCTTACCCTAAACAGTTACCAAATAGTAATAGGAAATAGGCTGAAAGGGCAACGCTCTTGATTTACGAATTGTTGATTTAATAATTGTTACATTTGGACTACTACATAATTCCTTTCCCGATCCTCCGCCAACTTTTTTCGCAGCCATTTGCGAACTGGCTCATCATACCATTTCCAGGCAGCATAAGCCAAAACAATCCCTCCTATCAAAATCAGTAACGCATAGGGCCACATTTGCACCATTGTTATGCCTTTGTGATTACTAATCCAGGCCACGTAAAAATAGACTAGTGGGTAATGTACCAGGTAAAGCGGATAGGATATATTCCCTAAGAACTGGCATATTTTGTTCTCCCTTGACGTAAGCGTCACTCCACAGGCGCCCCAATATACGATCAGCGAAAAAGGGATAATAATGCAAACAGAATCATAGATTCCGTTTAGCCAAACATGCTCGGCATCGTCAATGCGCGGCATATAAAGAACGATGGTGACTAAAAGGCTGCACCATAATTAAGCATGTTTAATGCGTGTTAGCTTTGCTACCCGTGCAAGTAACAGAATGGCAAAGAAAGGGTACATGGTACGGGTTAATCTAATCCGTACCTGTTCCACATTCAATGTCCAGCCACCACTGACATCTCCGTTAGTGATGGCCAGGTGGATCAGGGCAATATCCGAGAGGCCTACCAAAACACTTTAGGTAGTATGGGAAAATTTTCTGATCCAGACAGCATAAAGAATGTAGGCAATGTATTCGAAGAACAAGGACCATCCTACGCTATTTAAAGGGTGCATCTCCTGCCAACCACGTATATCCAAGGGTAAGGGAACCGGCAGGATAGTATAACCGATCAGCATGACCAGTAGCATCTTCCAGAGCGGAATAGTATGAATAAGCGGCCAGATTTCAGAATCTGTAAAATAGAACCCGATAGCGCCGAGGGTCATCCCCAGAACTACCATGGGTTGAAGCCGTTCGATACGGCGTTTGAAAAAACTACCTACTGTCATTTTAGACCAGCGGTTATCGTAAGCATAACCCATTACGAAACCAGATATTAAAAAGAAAAAGTCGACGGCCAGATACCCGTGATTAACCATTTTATCTAAATTACTGATGGAGAATGGTTCGTCTAGATGAAATGTAACAACTATTATGGCTGCTAGCCCGCGAAGACCATCTAATATAGGATAGTGTTGCTTGGTGGCCAGCTCATTATTGTTCATTAATACAATTGGATATACAACCTATAAATTAAAACCGGTGCAAATTATAAAAAGAAGTCATGAGGGCTCAGCCAGACAGGGCTAAATTCAAAACCTTTAT
Proteins encoded in this region:
- a CDS encoding LytR/AlgR family response regulator transcription factor; protein product: MKILIIENEQLAADALGAIITRLRPEARIVASIGSVEEAVEWLILHQSPDLIFCDIHLSDGSSFEIFKQVEVKCPIIFTTAYNQYAIEAFQVNSIDYLLKPLKAVEVAKAIKKHEDLKQHHVSQEISNLHHLVQAPPPQPSRSRFLVKSGQAIKAVAVEEVSYFWAEEGVVFLVTQQGRRYIINHTLDQLEDQLEKKAFFRANRQLIVHIIAVQEVRPYFKGRLHLLLQPAFPTDIIVSNSKANAFKEWLDQ
- a CDS encoding acyltransferase family protein — encoded protein: MNNNELATKQHYPILDGLRGLAAIIVVTFHLDEPFSISNLDKMVNHGYLAVDFFFLISGFVMGYAYDNRWSKMTVGSFFKRRIERLQPMVVLGMTLGAIGFYFTDSEIWPLIHTIPLWKMLLVMLIGYTILPVPLPLDIRGWQEMHPLNSVGWSLFFEYIAYILYAVWIRKFSHTT
- a CDS encoding sensor histidine kinase, which codes for MYLPTNILLPSVEVLPIRVRSSFVVGAIISLFFYYFVERQRKTKLLQAEHLRAEQLHKESYRAQLEALKNQINPHFLFNSLNVLHSLIYVDQDKAAQFLSQLSEVYRFLLDSSSKQLVPLKTELELVHAYLYLLKTRFGENVQFQVEVPDAYRQLELPPTAAQMLIENAIKHNGSTSRKPLLISIFVADGKLVVKNNLQPRFDEVKSTKIGLKNISTRYSYLTSQEVEIEQMDQEFIVRLPLLKVEQHENTYH